Proteins encoded by one window of Superficieibacter sp. HKU1:
- the repC gene encoding replication protein C, IncQ-type yields MSKHELTHARHDPVHCLAPGLFRSLKKGSRNYSKLDVVYDYGNGKRIEFSGPEPLGADDLRILQGLVAMAGPYGIVLSSDPQTKAGRQLRLFLEPKWEAIQQDAMVVRGSYGALAREVGYANKKDTKRVRECIERLWKVSIIAQNGKKRQGFRLLSEYASDEQNGKLYVALNPLIARAIMGGPHVQHIRIDMTEVRKLKTDPARLIHQRLCGWIDPGKSRRVELGTLCSYVWPEVATNPNTIKKRGQTARKALAELASVGWKLDEYAKGRWEIWRPYAHYNGTCTTLIAPIPHVFGT; encoded by the coding sequence GTGAGCAAGCATGAGCTGACTCACGCTCGGCACGACCCGGTGCATTGCCTTGCACCCGGCCTGTTCCGTAGCCTCAAGAAAGGATCGCGCAACTACAGCAAGCTCGACGTGGTATATGACTACGGCAATGGAAAGCGTATTGAGTTCAGTGGACCGGAACCATTGGGTGCCGACGATCTCCGCATTTTGCAAGGACTTGTGGCAATGGCAGGGCCTTATGGAATAGTCCTTTCATCCGACCCGCAAACAAAAGCTGGTCGTCAGCTACGTCTTTTTCTTGAGCCTAAGTGGGAAGCTATCCAGCAGGATGCAATGGTGGTCAGGGGCAGCTATGGGGCATTAGCCAGAGAAGTAGGCTATGCCAATAAAAAGGATACCAAACGTGTGCGTGAATGCATCGAGAGGCTTTGGAAAGTCTCCATCATTGCTCAAAACGGGAAGAAGCGACAGGGCTTTCGTCTGTTATCCGAGTATGCCAGCGATGAACAGAACGGCAAGCTATACGTGGCGTTGAATCCCCTGATTGCTCGGGCAATCATGGGCGGGCCACACGTGCAGCACATTCGAATAGACATGACCGAAGTGAGGAAGCTAAAGACCGATCCCGCCCGCCTGATCCATCAGCGGCTTTGCGGCTGGATTGACCCTGGAAAATCGAGACGTGTCGAGCTAGGCACACTATGCAGCTATGTCTGGCCTGAGGTAGCTACGAACCCAAATACCATCAAAAAGCGCGGCCAGACAGCACGCAAAGCGTTAGCCGAGCTGGCCTCTGTGGGTTGGAAGCTGGACGAATATGCCAAAGGTAGATGGGAAATCTGGCGTCCGTACGCCCATTATAACGGTACCTGCACCACGTTAATAGCACCTATCCCCCACGTTTTCGGTACCTAA